The Xylocopa sonorina isolate GNS202 chromosome 17, iyXylSono1_principal, whole genome shotgun sequence genome includes a region encoding these proteins:
- the Oli gene encoding basic helix-loop-helix family member olig: MRSYDGESSSTEDDDRREGLPEAHLQPGSWQRSASHPTWAWEHRTAHPLPPQSAASLESMYSVPGASHASVSAPPAGYSSEHPQSAPGRRTPLGAVGLGGFYFQHQPQPHASSSALSDENRPDQERPGASRLNCPPKSKTTRQGKSMRLNINARERRRMHDLNDALDELRSVIPYAHSPSVRKLSKIATLLLAKNYILMQGNALEELRRVIAVLQSPHAHTTALPPTPVSYDLLHGFPGKLFQGVQDMPGLPTSDPQSVTAGGPPTDGTVASGESN, encoded by the exons ATGAGGTCCTACGACGGCGAGAGCAGCTCCACGGAGGACGACGATAGGAGAGAGGGCCTACCCGAGGCGCATCTGCAGCCTGGCTCCTGGCAACGTTCGGCCTCGCATCCCACATGGGCTTGGGAACATCGAACCGCT CATCCATTGCCACCACAATCCGCAGCGTCGCTCGAGTCGATGTACTCGGTACCAGGAGCGTCTCACGCCAGCGTTTCCGCTCCACCGGCTGGTTACTCGTCCGAGCACCCACAGAGCGCACCTGGAAGGAGGACTCCCTTGGGTGCTGTTGGCCTAGGCGGTTTCTATTTCCAGCACCAGCCCCAGCCGCACGCTTCGTCCAGCGCTCTGTCCGACGAGAACCGACCAGACCAAGAAAG GCCTGGCGCGTCCAGACTGAACTGTCCGCCAAAATCGAAAACTACTCGTCAGGGGAAGAGTATGCGGTTGAACATCAACGCAAGGGAGCGCAGAAGGATGCACGACTTGAACGACGCACTCGACGAGCTTCGCTCAGTGATTCCTTACGCCCATAGTCCGTCCGTGAGAAAATTGTCCAAGATCGCCACCCTCCTCCTGGCGAAGAATTACATTCTCATGCAAG GGAACGCTTTGGAGGAGCTGAGAAGAGTGATAGCGGTTCTGCAGTCGCCTCACGCTCATACAACCGCCCTGCCACCGACTCCTGTCTCCTACGATTTGTTGCACGGATTCCCAGGTAAACTGTTTCAAGGTGTGCAGGATATGCCAGGACTTCCCACGTCCGACCCTCAAAGCGTCACTGCGGGTGGACCTCCAACCGATGGCACAGTGGCCAGCGGAGAGTCGAATTGA